Proteins from a genomic interval of Corvus moneduloides isolate bCorMon1 chromosome 6, bCorMon1.pri, whole genome shotgun sequence:
- the FBXO34 gene encoding F-box only protein 34, translated as MKSSCRAGLHREPLNSTSSTFHQVKRVSGMHLKPYLKLQKKERSPEISQDSLRGHQGPAQGEKYANCTKLSVFPKPSLVTPSQKLLGIIYPNTMCNMNGKGPADGPSAREKKNALSATIHQGEEGEGPLDVWAVVKPGNTKEKIAFFAAQQCSSNARTGSMKIKSTWDIDGRTAKRRKKSVDLKKAKIQLERMREANARCSQPEPFACGIEHCSVHFGSDSAEGAFPGRSLSVIEMVAFLEQRASALLVDCAKTCTAASATRLSAQPKAALPGSDPFSLAAACEAHAERGPGEPQGEPVRVLDMVAKLESECLRRQSEREAGSLSRNNSFRRNVGRVLLASGTQPEGEVEKGVPAQGDGLGEAGVAEAGYGGRCGPLGDTELWDGAASAQQPFPSGLDTRVGNVNSGLAQAVLAMTAGRNDTEAQIEPPRALLSPCPAAARLPPDPLQSKNTTVDCTSKESVIFPKHPARKEPLCISISVTKTEKGCRKEKHSSSSSGEDSLPGRLFFLQGEQPAAHEQQPQQENTQEKPGKVAQNEDEDALASGRSCVRSSVPTEPLAPSVPPTEGALQVLDASCLKRQVSHDFLETRFKIQQLLEPQQYMAFLPHHIIVKIFGLLPTRSLVALKCTCYYFKFIIEYYNIRPADSRWVRDPRYREDPCKQCKKKYVKGDVSLCRWHPKPYCQALPYGPGYWMCCHRSQKGIPGCKLGLHDNHWVPACHSFNRAIHKKTRGAGAEVEEEY; from the coding sequence GGTTTCTGGTATGCACTTAAAGCCATATCTCAAGTTACAGAAGAAAGAGCGATCCCCAGAAATAAGCCAGGATTCCCTGCGAGGCCACCAGGGACcagcacaaggagaaaaatacGCCAACTGCACCAAACTGAGCGTTTTCCCAAAACCTTCCCTCGTGACTCCATCTCAAAAGCTTCTGGGGATTATTTATCCAAATACTATGTGCAATATGAACGGGAAAGGCCCAGCGGATGGTCCAAGTGCCAGGGAGAAGAAGAACGCCCTGTCTGCAACAATCCACCAgggagaagaaggggaagggCCGCTGGATGTCTGGGCTGTGGTGAAACCTGGCAACACCAAGGAGAAAATCGCCTTCTTCgcagcccagcagtgcagcagcaacGCCCGCACGGGCTCCATGAAAATCAAGAGCACGTGGGACATCGACGGGAGAACGGCCAAACGCAGGAAAAAATCGGTGGAtcttaaaaaagccaaaattcaGCTGGAAAGAATGAGGGAGGCAAACGCCAGGTGCTCCCAGCCGGAGCCTTTCGCCTGCGGCATCGAGCACTGCTCGGTGCACTTCGGCAGTGACAGCGCGGAGGGCGCGTTCCCGGGCCGCTCGCTGTCGGTCATCGAGATGGTGGCGTTCCTGGAGCAGCGGGCGAGCGCCCTGCTCGTGGACTGTGCCAAGACCTGCACGGCCGCCTCTGCCACCAGGCTCAGCGCCCAGCCCAAGGCCGCCCTGCCCGGCTCAGACCCCTTCTCCTTGGCCGCAGCGTGCGAGGCGCACGCGGAGCGGGGCCCTGGCGAGCCCCAGGGCGAGCCCGTGCGCGTGCTGGACATGGTGGCCAAGCTGGAGTCCGAGTGCCTGAGGCGGCAGAGCGAGCGGGAGGCTGGGAGCCTCTCCCGGAACAACAGCTTCCGCAGGAATGTCGGCAGGGTGCTCCTGGCCAGTGGCACCCAGCCTGAGGGAGAGGTGGAGAAGGGGGTCCCGGCTCAGGGGGAcgggctgggggaggcaggggtGGCAGAGGCTGGATACGGAGGCCGCTGTGGCCCTCTGGGTGACACCGAGCTGTGGGATGgcgctgcctctgcccagcagcCGTTTCCTTCGGGGCTGGATACCCGGGTGGGGAATGTGAATTCGGGACTTGCCCAGGCGGTGTTGGCAATGACAGCTGGCAGGAATGACACTGAAGCACAGATTGAGcctcccagggctctgctgtccccatgtccagctgctgccaggctgccacCGGATCCCTTGCAGAGCAAGAACACGACTGTTGATTGTACGTCGAAAGAGTCTGTAATTTTCCCAAAGCATCCTGCTAGGAAGGAGCCCTTATGCATCAGTATATCAGTCACCAAGACAGAGAAAGGGTGCAGGAAGGAGAAGCACTCCAGCTCCAGTTCTGGTGAGGATTCACTCCCAGGGAGGCTGTTTTTCCTCCAGGGTGAGCAGCCTGCTGCTCACGAGCAACAGCCACAGCAGGAGAATACCCAGGAGAAGCCAGGGAAAGTAGCCCaaaatgaggatgaggatgctCTGGCATCTGGTAGATCATGTGTCAGAAGCAGTGTCCCTACAGAGCCATTGGCCCCTTCTGTCCCTCCCACAGAAGGGGCTTTGCAAGTACTTGATGCTTCCTGCCTAAAGCGGCAGGTTTCGCATGACTTTCTGGAGACCAGGTTTAAAATCCAGCAGCTTTTGGAGCCTCAGCAGTACATGGCCTTCTTGCCTCACCACATCATCGTGAAAATCTTTGGATTGCTTCCCACCAGGAGCCTGGTTGCCCTAAAATGCACTTGCTACTACTTCAAATTCATCATCGAGTACTACAACATCAGGCCGGCGGACTCGCGCTGGGTCCGCGACCCCCGCTATCGGGAAGACCCTTGCAAGCAGTGCAAGAAGAAATACGTGAAGGGGGACGTGTCCCTGTGCCGGTGGCATCCCAAGCCCTactgccaggctctgccctACGGGCCTGGCTACTGGATGTGCTGCCACCGCTCCCAGAAGGGCATCCCGGGCTGCAAGTTGGGTCTCCATGACAATCACTGGGTCCCTGCCTGCCACAGCTTTAACCGCGCCATCCATAAGAAAACCCGAGGAGCGGGAGCAGAGGTGGAAGAGGAATATTAG
- the ATG14 gene encoding beclin 1-associated autophagy-related key regulator, giving the protein MAAPSGRRPQPVGPGGGSGAAAGPGPGALRGAEEDAEGLYVAVERCPLCNTTRRRLTCAKCVQSGDFVFFDGRDSERFSDKKERLMHLKTKQREFQKHVLKAMEGKEITDQLRWKIMSCKMRIEQLKQTICKENDEMTRHTEGLLRIKEENQKHYRRAQRHQEKKEKIQRHNRKLGDLVEKKTYDLKSQYEHLANLRRSHILELTSVIFPIEEVKTSMRDPADVSSESDNAMTSSTVSKLAEARRTTYLSGRWVCDDHNGDTSISITGPWIILPNNGDYSAYYNWVEEKKTTQGPDMEHNNPAHTISAALCYATQLVNTLSLILDVNLPKKLCNSEFCGENLSRHRFTRAVKKLNANILHLCFSQHVNLDLLHPLHTLRNLMYLVSPDTENLGRSGPFEISADLEDSMEFVDPSAAGETDESGDEHVSDEETDLGTDWENLPSPRFCDIPSQQVEMLQSQSTQVSQPIASSSAGGMISSAAASVTSWLKAYTGHR; this is encoded by the exons ATGGCGGCTCCCAGCGGCCGCCGGCCGCAGCCCGTGGGGCCGGgtgggggcagcggggccgcggccgggcccgggcccggggCTCTGCGGGGCGCCGAGGAGGACGCCGAGGGTCTCTACGTGGCGGTGGAGCGGTGTCCGCTCTGCAACACCACGCGCCGCCGCCTCACCTGCGCCAAGTGCGTCCAGAGCGGCGACTTCGTCTTCTTCGATGGGCGCGACTCCGAGAG GTTTTCAGACAAGAAAGAAAGGCTGATGCATCTTAAAACCAAACAGAGAGAATTCCAAAAACA TGTTTTGAAGGCCatggaagggaaagaaataacTGATCAGCTG AGGTGGAAAATAATGTCTTGCAAGATGAGGATTGAGCAGCTGAAACAGAccatttgcaaagaaaatgatgaaatgACAAGAC ACACGGAGGGGCTGCTGAGGATTAAAGAGGAGAACCAGAAGCATTATCGCAGGGCTCAGAGGCAtcaggagaagaaggagaagatcCAGAGGCACAACAGGAAGCTGGGAGACctggtggagaaaaaaacctacGACCTGAAATCCCAGTATGAGCACTTGGCAAACCTCCGTCGGTCGCACATCCTGGAGCTGACCTCGGTCATCTTCCCCATTGAAGAGGTGAAGACAAGCATGAG GGACCCTGCAGATGTGTCCTCAGAGAGTGACAATGCCATGACCTCCAGCACTGTGAGCAAGCTGGCAGAGGCACGGAGAACCACGTACCTGTCGGGGAGGTGGGTGTGTGACGACCACAACGGGGACACCAGCATCAGCATCACGGGGCCCTGGATCATCCTCCCCAACAACGGGGACTACTCAGCTTACTACAACTGGGTGGAGGAGAAGAAGACTACACAGGGGCCTG atatGGAACATAATAACCCTGCTCATACCATCAGTGCTGCATTGTGCTATGCAACTCAGCTCGTTAACACTTTGTCTCTCATACTTGATGTAAATCTTCCCAAGAAGCTCTGCAACAG TGAATTCTGTGGAGAGAATCTCAGCAGACACAGGTTCACACGGGCAGTGAAGAAGCTGAATGCTAATATCCTTCACCTCTGCTTCTCTCAG CATGTAAATTTAGATCTGTTGCACCCCCTGCATACCCTCAGGAACCTCATGTACCTGGTCAGCCCAGACACTGAGAACTTGGGCAg GTCCGGCCCCTTCGAAATCAGCGCTGACCTGGAAGACTCCATGGAATTTGTGGACCCCAGCGCGGCGGGCGAGACGGACGAGAGCGGCGACGAGCACGTGAGCGACGAGGAGACGGACCTGGGCACGGACTGGGAGaacctgcccagccccaggttCTGTGACATCCCCTCGCAGCAGGTGGAGatgctgcagagccagagcacccaggtgtcccagcccatcgCCAGCAGCAGCGCTGGCGGGATGATCTCGTCCGCCGCCGCCTCGGTCACCTCGTGGCTCAAGGCCTACACCGGGCACCGCTAG
- the TBPL2 gene encoding TATA box-binding protein-like protein 2, giving the protein MEGASPLERYLESCSGQDDFSASPHLFTPMSPYDVELPIQTAEDGVFGSQLSQPKELHTEFSSVDLSFLPDVTQENKEQNLSEDGHEIQKELDGSLPSNKDSGVFMDESSLSHPGAVQPSPGASAMCPPLTPMTPMTPASESPGIVPQLQNIVSTVNLACKLDLKNIALHARNAEYNPKRFAAVIMRIREPRTTALIFSSGKMVCTGAKSEEQSRLAARKYARVVQKLGFPAKFLDFKIQNMVGSCDVRFPIRLEGLVLTHQQFSSYEPELFPGLIYRMVKPRIVLLIFVSGKVVLTGAKDRSEIYEAFENIYPILRGFKKPS; this is encoded by the exons ATGGAGGGCGCATCGCCGCTGGAGCGGTACCTGGAGAGCTGTAGCGGGCAG GATGACTTCTCTGCTAGTCCTCATCTGTTCACTCCTATGAGCCCTTATGATGTAGAACTTCCCATTCAAACAGCTGAAGATGGGGTGTTTGGTTCCCAGTTAAGTCAGCCCAAAGAGCTTCATACAGAGTTCTCCTCTGTGGATCTCAGCTTTCTTCCAGATGTTacccaagaaaacaaagaacaaaatctCTCTGAGGATGGccatgaaatacaaaaagagCTTGATGGGTCACTACCAAGTAACAAGGACAGTGGTGTTTTCATGGATGAAAGCAGCTTGTCACATCCAGGTGCAGTTCAGCCATCTCCTGGAGCATCTGCCATGTGTCCTCCCCTGACTCCAATGACTCCTATGACCCCAGCTTCGGAAAGCCCTGGAATAGTACCTCAGCTACA GAATATTGTGTCAACTGTAAACTTGGCTTGTAAACTGGATCTGAAGAACATAGCTCTGCATGCCAGAAACGCAGAGTATAACCCAAAG AGGTTTGCTGCTGTGATCATGAGAATCAGGGAACCACGAACAACAGCCCTCATCTTCAGTTCAGGAAAAATGGTCTGCACAGGAgcaaaaag CGAAGAGCAGTCACGGCTGGCAGCCAGGAAATATGCGCGGGTGGTGCAGAAGCTCGGCTTCCCTGCCAAGTTCTTGGACTTCAAGATCCAGAATATGGTGGGGAGCTGTGATGTGAGGTTCCCCATCCGGCTGGAAGGCTTGGTTCTCACCCACCAGCAGTTCAGCAG CTATGAACCTGAACTATTCCCTGGCCTGATTTATAGGATGGTCAAACCAAGGATAGTGCTGCTTATCTTTGTGTCTGGAAAAGTTGTACTGACTG GAGCAAAAGACCGTTCTGAAATCTATGAGGCATTTGAGAACATCTACCCCATTTTAAGAGGTTTCAAGAAGCCATCGTGA